A stretch of the Azorhizobium caulinodans ORS 571 genome encodes the following:
- a CDS encoding amino acid ABC transporter ATP-binding protein codes for MPEPKIEVAALRKCFGDLEVLKDINLRVDAGGVVALIGPSGSGKSTLLRCMNLLVLPDGGRVRVGGDSFAFGSGDRLPGVKEIARFRANTGMVFQHFNLFPHMSVLANVMEGPLTVRGMKKAQAEPLARRLLSKVGLADKADAYPSKLSGGQKQRVAIARALAMEPEVMLFDEATSALDPELVGEVLNVMRGLAAEGMTMVIVTHEIAFAREVADRVVFMRDGVVVEEGPAREVIDTPREAATRAFLSHFHKRGEAPAPSA; via the coding sequence ATGCCCGAACCCAAGATCGAGGTCGCGGCCCTGCGCAAGTGCTTCGGTGATCTCGAAGTGCTGAAGGACATCAATCTGCGTGTGGACGCGGGCGGGGTGGTGGCCCTCATCGGCCCCTCCGGCTCCGGCAAGTCCACGCTCCTGCGCTGCATGAACCTGCTCGTGCTGCCCGATGGCGGACGGGTGCGGGTGGGCGGCGACAGCTTCGCCTTCGGCTCCGGCGACAGGCTGCCGGGCGTGAAGGAGATCGCCCGCTTCCGCGCCAATACCGGCATGGTGTTCCAGCACTTCAACCTGTTCCCGCACATGAGCGTGCTCGCCAATGTGATGGAAGGCCCGCTCACCGTGCGCGGCATGAAGAAAGCGCAGGCCGAGCCGCTGGCCCGCCGCCTGCTCTCCAAGGTGGGCCTTGCTGACAAGGCGGACGCCTATCCGAGCAAGCTCTCCGGCGGCCAGAAGCAGCGCGTCGCCATCGCCCGTGCGCTCGCCATGGAGCCGGAGGTCATGCTGTTCGACGAGGCGACGTCGGCCCTCGATCCCGAACTGGTGGGCGAGGTACTCAACGTCATGCGCGGTCTCGCCGCCGAGGGCATGACCATGGTCATCGTGACCCATGAGATCGCCTTCGCCCGCGAGGTGGCCGACCGCGTGGTCTTCATGCGCGACGGCGTGGTGGTGGAGGAGGGGCCGGCCCGGGAGGTGATCGACACCCCTCGCGAAGCGGCCACCCGCGCCTTCCTGTCCCACTTCCACAAGCGCGGCGAGGCCCCGGCGCCGAGCGCCTGA
- a CDS encoding enolase C-terminal domain-like protein, with product MSWDSVVERIRIFLVESPIKMARLQGVGNVKGSVKRVLLEVTSADGIVGWGEAAPWEVFTGTPEAAFSALDIYLRPLILGAPIKRVRELMARMDKMLVGHGEAKAAVEMALLDILGKATGLSVADLLGGRVRDRIPLSFSIADPDFDADLERMRAMVPAGHTVFKMKTGVKPHAEELRILETMRGEFGERIDLRLDFNQALTPFGAMKILRDVDAFRPTFIEQPVPRRHLDAMAGFAAALDTPILADESCFDAVDLMEVVRRQAADAISVKIMKCGGLMKAQSLMAIADTAGLPGYGGTLWEGGIALAAGTQLIAATPGISLGCEFYMPHHVLTEDVLEERIANSAGHVIVPDGPGLGISISEASLRGNAKILAER from the coding sequence ATGAGCTGGGACAGCGTCGTCGAGCGTATCCGCATCTTCCTCGTGGAGAGCCCCATCAAGATGGCCCGCCTTCAGGGCGTCGGCAATGTGAAGGGCTCCGTGAAGCGCGTGCTGCTGGAAGTGACCAGCGCCGACGGCATCGTGGGCTGGGGCGAGGCGGCCCCGTGGGAGGTGTTCACCGGCACGCCGGAAGCCGCCTTCTCCGCCCTCGACATCTACCTGCGTCCGCTCATCCTCGGCGCGCCCATCAAGCGTGTGCGCGAGCTGATGGCGCGCATGGACAAGATGCTGGTCGGCCATGGCGAGGCCAAGGCGGCGGTCGAGATGGCGCTGCTGGACATCCTCGGCAAGGCGACGGGCCTCTCCGTGGCGGACCTGCTGGGCGGGCGGGTGCGAGACCGCATCCCGCTGTCCTTCTCCATTGCGGACCCGGACTTCGACGCGGATCTCGAGCGGATGCGCGCCATGGTCCCAGCCGGGCACACCGTCTTCAAGATGAAGACCGGCGTGAAGCCGCACGCGGAAGAGCTGCGCATCCTGGAGACCATGCGGGGCGAATTCGGCGAGCGGATCGACCTGCGGCTCGACTTCAATCAGGCCCTGACGCCGTTCGGCGCCATGAAGATCCTGCGGGATGTGGACGCCTTCCGCCCCACCTTCATCGAGCAGCCGGTGCCGCGTCGCCACCTCGACGCCATGGCCGGCTTCGCCGCCGCGCTCGACACGCCCATCCTCGCGGATGAAAGCTGCTTCGATGCGGTGGACCTGATGGAGGTGGTGCGCCGGCAGGCGGCGGATGCCATCTCGGTCAAGATCATGAAGTGCGGCGGCCTCATGAAGGCGCAGTCCCTCATGGCCATTGCCGACACCGCCGGCCTGCCGGGCTATGGCGGCACGCTGTGGGAAGGCGGCATTGCGCTCGCCGCCGGCACGCAACTCATCGCCGCGACGCCGGGCATCTCGCTCGGCTGCGAATTCTACATGCCCCACCATGTGCTCACCGAGGACGTGCTGGAAGAGCGCATCGCTAACAGCGCGGGTCATGTGATCGTGCCCGATGGTCCCGGCCTCGGCATCTCCATCAGCGAGGCCTCGCTGCGCGGCAACGCCAAGATCCTCGCCGAGCGCTGA
- a CDS encoding NAD(P)/FAD-dependent oxidoreductase: MSLHIVVIGAGIVGASTALELQRDGHRVTLVEPGQPGGPQAASFGNGAWLSPASVVPMSMPGLWKKVPGYLMDPLGPLTIRWTALPALAPWLLRFIAAGATVPKVEATARALKALLSDAPERHTALAAEAGLADLVERKGLLYAYPDRAAFEAEALAWRLRRDNGIVWRELDGPALKAFEPTLHPRYGFGALVEAGAHCVDPGAYVAGLVAFAESRGLTRIEAAATGFDIVGGRLQAVRTAKGSVPCDRAVIAAGIHSRALAAEAGDKVSLASERGYHVVVATPESGPHLPVMPSDGKMANTPTRAGLRASGQVELAAVAAAPNWKRADVLLDHLLNTYPGLPRQVPEARLSRWLGHRPSTPDGVPVIGQASACTDIVHAFGHGHVGLASGPITGRLVADIIAGRPPERDIRPYAAARFRR, translated from the coding sequence ATGAGCCTCCATATCGTCGTCATCGGTGCCGGCATCGTCGGCGCCTCAACCGCGCTTGAACTCCAGCGGGACGGCCATCGCGTCACGCTCGTGGAGCCGGGGCAGCCCGGTGGTCCGCAGGCGGCGAGCTTCGGCAATGGGGCATGGCTCAGCCCCGCCTCCGTCGTGCCCATGTCCATGCCCGGCCTCTGGAAGAAGGTGCCGGGCTATCTGATGGACCCGCTGGGGCCGCTCACCATCCGCTGGACGGCGCTGCCGGCGCTCGCTCCCTGGCTGCTGCGCTTCATCGCCGCCGGCGCGACCGTGCCGAAGGTGGAGGCCACCGCCCGCGCCCTCAAGGCGCTGCTGTCGGACGCTCCGGAACGCCATACGGCCCTGGCGGCCGAGGCCGGTCTCGCTGACCTCGTGGAGCGCAAGGGGCTGCTCTATGCCTATCCGGACCGCGCCGCCTTCGAGGCGGAAGCGCTGGCCTGGCGGCTGCGGCGGGACAACGGCATCGTCTGGCGCGAGCTGGACGGCCCGGCGCTTAAGGCCTTCGAACCGACGCTGCACCCCCGCTACGGCTTCGGCGCGCTGGTGGAAGCGGGTGCGCACTGCGTGGATCCCGGTGCTTATGTGGCAGGCCTTGTGGCCTTCGCCGAAAGCCGGGGCCTGACCCGCATCGAGGCGGCCGCGACCGGGTTTGACATCGTGGGCGGGCGGCTTCAGGCGGTCCGCACCGCGAAGGGCTCCGTGCCCTGCGACCGCGCCGTCATCGCCGCCGGTATTCATTCGCGCGCCCTGGCCGCGGAAGCGGGCGACAAGGTGAGCCTCGCCAGCGAGCGGGGCTATCACGTGGTCGTCGCCACGCCCGAGAGCGGCCCGCACCTGCCGGTGATGCCCAGCGACGGCAAGATGGCCAATACGCCCACCCGTGCCGGACTTCGGGCGTCGGGGCAGGTAGAACTCGCCGCCGTCGCCGCGGCGCCCAACTGGAAGCGGGCCGACGTTCTGCTGGACCATCTGCTGAACACCTATCCCGGCCTGCCGCGACAGGTTCCGGAAGCCCGTCTCTCGCGCTGGCTCGGCCACCGGCCCTCGACGCCGGACGGCGTGCCGGTGATCGGTCAAGCCTCGGCCTGCACGGATATCGTCCATGCCTTCGGTCATGGCCATGTGGGGCTCGCCAGCGGACCGATCACCGGCCGGCTGGTGGCGGACATCATCGCGGGCCGCCCGCCCGAGCGGGACATCCGCCCCTACGCAGCTGCCCGCTTTCGGCGGTAA
- a CDS encoding methyl-accepting chemotaxis protein, whose protein sequence is MRISDLPIRTKLVGFAGALFGIGLMVVGAIGLYTMTSAVQLDAERRGQALAKDSARTIAAQVEEAALTARAAATAIEGFIGEKGGDRDRLGFVLSGLVAENPALAGMTLAFESGKLDGQDKDFAGHALADSTGRFSARFYRDAGGSVAREAVNVSQDGAAQRWYPSAVQQGRAVATPAYAAVFGGRPVKVVTVAVPVRRAGTPIGVVAVDLPLERIARTVADLKPFGTGVAAVVGSDGNWLAGAEAERVGGAVTDPALTALVKDAAGGKPVQRIIYTDEGKTFCGVCTTLIRLAFTLTGTYDSATFYAFASQVQIAGVGERWTLILTVPKADALQTVTDARNMMGGIAAIVLVLVLVLVWVGAQLLTQPITDITDKMRALAGDDTSIRLDGLERKDEIGDMARAVEVFRQNAIERHELEAARAEAQAAQEARQKAIDSLIARFREAAAAMIGEATTASTDLEAVSSQLSHSATESKERAHSASEASARASADMQSVAAAAEQMASSIGEISRQVASTSEMIGHAAADARSTNEKIASLANAANRIGDVVSLIEAIAGQTNLLALNATIEAARAGEAGRGFAVVAAEVKELAAQTSKATSEIISQVSAIQAETQHAVEAIRTISGTIENVDSFASSIAAAVEQQSATTNQIGNNIDSAANGTGAVADDIQQLNSAVQGTDASASRVLNASRSVKEATSRLQSEIDGFLRSVAAA, encoded by the coding sequence ATGCGTATTTCCGATCTGCCTATTCGTACCAAGCTCGTCGGCTTCGCCGGGGCCCTTTTTGGCATCGGCCTCATGGTGGTTGGCGCCATCGGCCTCTACACCATGACCTCGGCCGTCCAGCTCGATGCCGAGCGTCGGGGCCAGGCGCTGGCCAAGGACTCCGCGCGCACCATCGCCGCGCAGGTGGAGGAGGCCGCGCTCACCGCCCGTGCTGCGGCCACCGCCATCGAGGGCTTCATCGGCGAGAAGGGCGGTGATCGGGATCGTCTGGGCTTCGTTCTCTCCGGCCTCGTTGCCGAGAATCCGGCGCTGGCCGGCATGACGCTCGCCTTCGAGAGCGGCAAGCTCGACGGGCAGGACAAGGATTTCGCCGGCCACGCCCTTGCGGATTCGACCGGTCGCTTCTCCGCCCGCTTCTATCGCGATGCTGGCGGCTCGGTGGCCCGCGAGGCCGTCAATGTCTCTCAGGATGGGGCGGCGCAGCGCTGGTACCCATCCGCCGTCCAGCAGGGGCGGGCGGTCGCGACGCCCGCCTATGCGGCGGTCTTCGGCGGGCGCCCGGTGAAGGTCGTGACCGTGGCGGTCCCCGTCCGCCGCGCGGGCACGCCTATCGGCGTCGTCGCGGTGGACCTGCCGCTGGAGCGGATCGCCCGCACCGTCGCGGACCTGAAGCCCTTCGGCACCGGTGTTGCGGCCGTCGTGGGCTCGGACGGCAACTGGCTCGCTGGCGCCGAGGCCGAGCGCGTCGGCGGCGCCGTGACGGATCCCGCCCTGACCGCGCTCGTCAAGGATGCTGCTGGTGGCAAGCCCGTGCAGCGCATCATCTATACGGATGAGGGCAAAACCTTCTGCGGTGTGTGCACCACGCTGATCCGCCTCGCCTTCACCCTTACCGGCACCTATGACAGCGCCACCTTCTATGCCTTCGCGAGCCAGGTGCAGATCGCTGGCGTCGGCGAGCGCTGGACGCTGATCCTCACCGTGCCGAAGGCCGATGCGCTCCAGACCGTGACGGACGCCCGCAACATGATGGGCGGCATCGCCGCCATCGTGCTCGTGCTCGTGCTCGTGCTGGTCTGGGTCGGCGCCCAGCTTCTCACGCAGCCGATCACGGATATCACCGACAAGATGCGCGCGCTCGCCGGCGACGACACTTCCATCCGGCTCGACGGGTTGGAACGCAAGGACGAGATCGGCGACATGGCCCGCGCCGTGGAGGTGTTCCGCCAGAATGCCATCGAGCGGCACGAGCTTGAGGCCGCTCGCGCCGAGGCCCAGGCGGCGCAGGAGGCACGGCAGAAGGCCATCGACAGCCTGATCGCCCGCTTCCGCGAGGCCGCCGCCGCCATGATCGGCGAGGCGACCACTGCCTCCACGGACCTGGAAGCGGTGTCCTCGCAGCTCTCGCACTCGGCCACCGAGAGCAAGGAGCGTGCGCATTCGGCCAGCGAGGCCTCGGCCCGCGCGTCCGCCGACATGCAATCGGTGGCAGCCGCCGCCGAGCAGATGGCGAGCTCCATCGGCGAGATTTCCCGTCAGGTGGCCTCCACCTCCGAGATGATCGGCCATGCGGCGGCCGATGCCCGATCCACCAACGAGAAGATCGCCAGCCTCGCCAATGCCGCGAACCGCATCGGCGACGTGGTGAGCCTCATCGAGGCCATCGCCGGACAGACCAATCTCCTCGCCCTCAACGCCACCATCGAGGCGGCGCGCGCGGGGGAGGCGGGCCGGGGCTTTGCCGTGGTCGCCGCCGAGGTGAAGGAGCTGGCCGCCCAGACCTCCAAGGCCACCAGCGAGATCATCTCGCAGGTGTCGGCCATTCAGGCCGAGACGCAGCATGCGGTGGAAGCCATCCGCACCATCTCGGGCACCATCGAGAATGTGGACAGCTTCGCCAGCTCCATTGCCGCCGCGGTGGAGCAGCAGAGCGCCACCACGAACCAGATCGGCAACAATATCGACAGCGCGGCCAACGGCACTGGCGCGGTGGCGGACGACATCCAGCAGCTCAACTCCGCGGTGCAGGGCACGGATGCCTCCGCCTCGCGGGTGCTGAACGCCTCGCGCTCGGTGAAGGAGGCGACGAGCCGGCTGCAATCGGAGATCGACGGCTTCCTGCGCTCGGTGGCGGCCGCCTGA
- the lldD gene encoding FMN-dependent L-lactate dehydrogenase LldD, with protein sequence MIISSPNDYRAAAKSRLPPFLFHYVDGGAYAEYTLRRNVEDLSHIALRQQVLRNVADLSLETELFGQKLTMPVALAPVGLTGMLARRGEVQAAKAAQAKGVPFTLSTVSVCPIEEVQSQCAKPIWFQLYVLKDRGFMRNALERAQAAGINTLIFTVDMPVPGARYRDAHSGMSGRSGPTRRVLQAMVHPRWALDVGLLGKPHDLGNISTYRGKPTNLADYIGWLAANFDPSISWKDLEWIRSFWKGPMIIKGILDPVDARDAVAFGADGIVVSNHGGRQLDGVLSSARALPAIADAVGDDLTVLADSGIRTGLDVVRMLALGAKGVLLGRAFAYALATHGQAGVANLLDLIEKEMRVAMALTGARSIAEITRDSLVGLPR encoded by the coding sequence ATGATCATCTCGTCACCGAACGACTATCGCGCCGCCGCCAAGAGCCGGCTGCCGCCCTTCCTCTTCCATTATGTGGATGGCGGTGCCTATGCCGAATACACGCTGCGGCGGAACGTGGAGGATCTCAGCCACATCGCCCTGCGCCAGCAGGTGCTGCGCAATGTGGCGGACCTCAGCCTCGAGACCGAGCTGTTCGGCCAGAAGCTCACCATGCCGGTGGCGCTCGCGCCCGTGGGGCTGACGGGCATGCTGGCACGGCGCGGCGAGGTGCAGGCGGCGAAGGCGGCACAGGCCAAGGGCGTGCCCTTCACCCTCTCCACCGTTTCCGTCTGCCCCATCGAGGAGGTGCAGAGCCAGTGCGCCAAGCCCATCTGGTTCCAGCTCTATGTGCTGAAGGACCGGGGCTTCATGCGGAACGCGCTGGAGCGGGCGCAGGCGGCGGGTATCAATACGCTGATCTTCACCGTGGACATGCCGGTGCCCGGCGCGCGCTATCGCGATGCCCATTCGGGCATGTCCGGCCGCAGCGGGCCGACCCGCCGCGTCCTTCAGGCCATGGTGCATCCACGCTGGGCGCTGGACGTGGGTCTGCTCGGCAAGCCGCACGATCTCGGCAACATCTCCACCTATCGCGGCAAGCCCACGAACCTGGCCGATTACATCGGCTGGCTGGCGGCCAATTTCGATCCCTCCATCAGTTGGAAGGATCTCGAATGGATCCGCTCCTTCTGGAAGGGGCCCATGATCATCAAGGGCATCCTTGATCCGGTGGATGCGCGCGATGCGGTGGCCTTCGGCGCCGACGGCATCGTGGTGTCGAACCATGGCGGACGCCAGCTCGACGGCGTGCTCTCCTCGGCCCGCGCCCTGCCCGCCATCGCGGATGCGGTGGGCGATGATCTGACGGTGCTGGCGGATTCCGGCATTCGCACCGGCCTCGACGTGGTGCGCATGCTGGCGCTGGGGGCCAAGGGCGTGCTGCTGGGCCGGGCGTTCGCCTATGCCCTCGCCACGCATGGGCAGGCGGGCGTCGCCAACCTGCTGGACCTCATCGAGAAGGAAATGCGGGTGGCCATGGCGCTCACCGGCGCCCGGTCCATCGCGGAAATCACGCGGGACAGCCTCGTCGGCCTGCCGCGCTGA